One genomic region from Nilaparvata lugens isolate BPH chromosome 3, ASM1435652v1, whole genome shotgun sequence encodes:
- the LOC120350486 gene encoding junctophilin-2-like yields the protein MQQQPVNASPAATGATGTATAATSHVNGGRFDFDDGGTYCGGWEDGKAHGHGVCTGPKGQGAYSGSWHFGFEVSGVYTWPR from the coding sequence ATGCAGCAGCAGCCAGTGAACGCGTCGCCGGCCGCGACCGGAGCGACCGGCACGGCAACTGCGGCGACCAGCCACGTGAACGGCGGACGGTTCGACTTTGATGACGGCGGCACCTACTGCGGCGGCTGGGAGGATGGCAAGGCGCACGGCCATGGCGTCTGCACGGGCCCCAAGGGCCAGGGCGCCTATTCCGGCTCCTGGCACTTCGGATTCGAGGTGTCCGGCGTCTATACCTGGCCAAGGTAA